The genomic window TCCTCATAGACCACCGACCCGTCGCGCGCGAAGATCGTCCAGCCGCGCGACCCGCCTTTCCAGTCGCCCTCGTTGGCGACCGCAATATGGTCGTTGCCCAGCCATTTCATCCCGTCCGGCTCGCGCAGGCGCGCCTGCTGGTTCTGGTCGAAGGCCATCCGCCCGTCGCGGGCGGTGTCGATGCCCGCCAGATCCACCGACCCGGCGCTGAAATGCCCGGACACCGTGCCATCGGCCCCGATGATGACGATGTGGTTGTTTTCCTGCAGGGTCACGGCAATCTCGCCCGCGTCGTTGATCGCCACGAATTCGGGTTCGGCATCCTCGGGGGCGATTTCGGCAAGGCCGGTGACCTCGATCTTCAGTAGCCCAGCGCAATCGGCCACGCCATCCGCGACCGGAACCTTGACCACATAGCCCGAGGGCAGTTGCGGAATCGCGCCGTCATTGACATCCTCGTCGCGCTCGTTCTCGATGGCGATGGCGAGGAACGACCCGTCCTTGGCGCGCGCCACTGAATCGGGCTGCCCGCCCAGATCGCATTCCGCCTCGATTTCGCGCGACGCCAGATCGACCGTCACCAGCTTGCCCGAGGGATTGGTGAAGCTTTCCGAGGTGTTGACGGCGGTATACACCTTGCCGCCGATGATCTGCGCCGTGGTCGGCTCGCCGCCCATGTCGATGTTGCCGTGCGGCTTGGGTGCGGCCGGGTCGGTGATGTCGATCAGCCCGATCACGCCCAGCGGGCTGTCGGTGTAGACCAGCGTCATGCCATCCTCGCTGGCGGCGATGATTTCGGCGCTGGTCGGGCGGGCCAGGTCTTCGCCCGCCGCCATGTTCAGCGGCGTGGCAAAGCTGGCCACGCGGTTGAAGCTGGTTTCGGCCAGCGCCGGCAGCGCCGCCGTGATCGCCAGGGCCGAGGTCAGTCCGGCAAGCCTGCCGAGGGGGGTGAAGATCATGGGGCCATTCCTCTTGCGGATCGTTGTCCGGGCGAGGAATGGCCGCCGGGCATGACAGCCGGGTGACAGCAGCGCGACAGTTCTGCGACGGCTAGCCGACCACGTTGAACGCAGGGCCGTAGGGGTAGCCAGTGATGTTTTCCGGGCCGTCCTCGGTCACCACGAAGATGTCATGCTCGCGGTAGCCGCCCGCCCCCGGCTGGCCTTCGGGGATGGTCAGCATCGGTTCCATGCTGATCACCATGCCGGGCTCCAGCACGGTGTCGATGTCCTCGCGCAGTTCCAGCCCGGCCTCGCGGCCGTAGTAATGGCTCAGCACCCCGAAGCTGTGGCCATAGCCGAAGGTGCGGTATTGCAGCAGGTCGCGGTCGGCCAGGAAGGCGTTGATCTGCGCGGTGATGCCGGAACAACTGGCACCCGGTTGCAGCAGCGTCATGCCGTATTCATGCGCCGCCACATTCGCCTCCCAGATCTTCAGGCTGGCGTCATCGACCGCGCCCACGAACATCGTGCGCTCCAGCGCGGTGTAATAGCCCGAGATCATCGGGAAGCAGTTCAGGCTGAGGATGTCGCCGCGCTTCAGCTTACGGTTGGTCACCGGGTTGTGCGCGCCATCGGTGTTGATGCCCGACTGGAACCACACCCAGGTGTCGCGGTATTCGGCATCGGGGAAGCGCCGCGCGATCTCGCGTTCCATCGCGTCGCGCCCGGCGATGGCGACCTCCAGTTCGCTTACCCCTTCCCGCACCGCGTCGCGGATGGCGTGGCCGCCGGCATCGGCCACATTCGCCCCCTGCCGGATCAGCGCGATTTCGGCGGGCGATTTCATCATGCGCTGCGCCATGGTGGCGGGAGCGATATCCATGCCGCGCTTGGGTGCAAGGTAGGTGTTCAGCTTTTCCGAACGTTCCAGCGTCAGGTGGTCGGCCTCGCAGCCGATGGCCCGGCCGATGCCGGTGACCGAGGCCACCGCCCGCCACATGTTGCCGCGCTTCCAGTCGGTGTAGGTGATGTTGTCGCCGTGACAGCGCCGCCACGGCTGGCCCGCGTCGATGCCCGCGCTGATGGTCACGCAGTCGGTCGCCGTCACCACGCAGGCATAGGGCCGCCCGAAGCTGCAATAAAGGAACCCGGAATAGTAGGCGACATTGTGCATCGAGGTCAGCACCACGGCATCCAGCCCGTGCAGTTCCATGATGTCGCGCAGACCGGCAATCCGGTCTTCGTATTCCTCGGCCGCAAAAGGCAGCGGCGCCTTGGTGCCGTTGTGAAAGCGGTAATACTCCGGGCGTTGCAGCGTCATGTCCGACCTCGTGCAGGGGGTCGGCACTCGGCCTGGACCCCGAAAGATCCCGGCGTGCAGGACGGATGCAGGCAACCCTGCAAGCAACGGGGCTGTGCCCCTGCGGCGACGCCATCGCCACGGCTCGGGCCAAGAATACCGATGCCGACGCCCCGCACAAGACCTGATCGAAACGCCTCTGGTGATGAAACCGGACATGCCCTTTCATCTTGGCCCAAATATCCCCGCCGGAGGCATCCGCCGAACGGGCCAGGTGCCGCGCCGGGCAGTCACGCGCGGCCCGTGACCCCGACGCCGACATCTGGCAGGATGGCGGGGAAAAGGGGGGCTGTCTGCCCCCCTCGCCCGTGCCGGGCTCACCCCCCGAGGGTATTTGGACCAATGAGAAAGGGCGAAGGATGAGGGCGGGCGCGCGCAATCTGATCACCGATGTTGCGGGGCTGCGGGTGGGGAATGCCCATGACGCGGGGCTGCGCAGCGGGGCGACGGTGTTGCTGGGGGATGCGCCGTTCGTGGCGGCGGTGCAGGTGACGGGCGGCGCGCCCGGGACGCGCGAGACCGATCTGCTGGCGCCCGAACGGCTGGTGCAGCAGGTTGAACGCGCTGGTGCTTTCTGGCGGGTCGGCGTTCGGGCTGGACGCGGCCTCGGGCGTGGCGGACGGGTTGCGGGCGCTGGGGCGGGGGTTCGCGGTGGGGGACCAGCGGGTGCCAATCGTGCCGGGGGCCATCCTGTTCGATCTGCTGAACGGCGGCGCCAAGGATTGGGGCGAGAACCCTTACAAGGCTTTGGGGCGGGCGGCGCTGGCGGCAGCGGGGACGGAGTTCGCGCTGGGCACG from Paracoccaceae bacterium Fryx2 includes these protein-coding regions:
- a CDS encoding M24 family metallopeptidase yields the protein MQRPEYYRFHNGTKAPLPFAAEEYEDRIAGLRDIMELHGLDAVVLTSMHNVAYYSGFLYCSFGRPYACVVTATDCVTISAGIDAGQPWRRCHGDNITYTDWKRGNMWRAVASVTGIGRAIGCEADHLTLERSEKLNTYLAPKRGMDIAPATMAQRMMKSPAEIALIRQGANVADAGGHAIRDAVREGVSELEVAIAGRDAMEREIARRFPDAEYRDTWVWFQSGINTDGAHNPVTNRKLKRGDILSLNCFPMISGYYTALERTMFVGAVDDASLKIWEANVAAHEYGMTLLQPGASCSGITAQINAFLADRDLLQYRTFGYGHSFGVLSHYYGREAGLELREDIDTVLEPGMVISMEPMLTIPEGQPGAGGYREHDIFVVTEDGPENITGYPYGPAFNVVG